In Aliivibrio wodanis, a genomic segment contains:
- a CDS encoding putative phage integrase, producing the protein MSPTELERYHRLYELHLTNLTLQGKRPATIDAYSRVVRRISEFFDRSPDTLSTTDLKNFFAGLISTHSWSTVKLDRNGLQFFYRHTLNKQWVWLDIVKPPQSKKLPDIMTLQQVALLISRTRQRRYQTFFLTLYTMGLRLSEGLNLTIHDIDAHTMQVHVRDGKEGKDRLVPLPERTLHALRAHWLSHKHPKLIFPGLGGNIDKPMDRGGIQKAMKLILKDCGIQKMISPHSLRHCFATHLLEQGLDLRSLQTLLGHASLNTTARYTQMTPLKQRDAALAINLLADSLTLIWEEA; encoded by the coding sequence ATGAGCCCAACTGAACTAGAGCGATATCATCGCCTTTATGAATTACACCTTACCAACTTAACTCTGCAAGGTAAACGACCTGCTACCATTGATGCCTATTCTCGAGTGGTACGCCGGATTAGCGAGTTCTTTGACCGCTCTCCCGATACATTAAGCACGACTGATTTAAAAAACTTCTTCGCCGGTTTAATTAGCACTCACTCGTGGAGCACCGTTAAACTCGACCGCAATGGCTTACAGTTTTTCTATCGCCATACTTTAAATAAACAATGGGTATGGCTTGATATCGTTAAACCTCCTCAATCTAAAAAACTGCCCGATATCATGACCCTACAACAAGTGGCTCTACTCATTAGCAGGACTCGACAACGCCGCTATCAAACCTTCTTTTTGACCTTATATACGATGGGGCTTCGCTTGAGTGAAGGCCTTAACTTAACTATCCATGATATAGACGCCCACACCATGCAAGTACACGTTCGAGATGGTAAAGAGGGCAAAGACCGATTAGTACCCTTGCCCGAGAGAACCCTTCATGCGCTTCGAGCTCATTGGCTCTCTCATAAACACCCCAAATTAATCTTTCCAGGCTTGGGAGGAAATATTGATAAGCCTATGGACCGAGGCGGCATTCAAAAGGCCATGAAGTTAATACTCAAAGACTGTGGTATCCAAAAGATGATCTCTCCCCACTCACTTAGACACTGCTTTGCAACGCATCTATTGGAGCAGGGACTCGACCTTCGGTCACTGCAAACTTTGCTGGGCCATGCCAGTCTGAACACTACTGCCCGTTACACTCAAATGACACCACTCAAGCAGCGTGACGCTGCTCTAGCAATCAACCTACTTGCAGATTCGTTAACCTTAATCTGGGAGGAAGCATGA